The Halanaerobium praevalens DSM 2228 genome contains a region encoding:
- a CDS encoding tripartite tricarboxylate transporter permease, translating into MFGMVFNAFSVLLMPINLLAVAAGMVSGIIVGALPGLTATMAVALLVPVTFSINPITSLAMLGGVYCGGIYGGSISSILLATPGTPAAAATAIDGHPMAQKGEAGQALGIATISSFFGGITSAVALLFISTWLVQFALKFGPSEYFFLAVLGLTTIVTLSTDSLLKGLLSGVFGLLIATVGMDPISAFPRFTFGNVNLLSGIPFMPAMIGLFSVSQVLKLIRKGGTISNSTDKVKIGRVMPNFKEFKRLLPTILKGSGMGTVIGILPGAGSTIASFISYNEAKRSGKKTDIFGEGEPKGVAATESANNGVTGGSLIPLLTLGIPGNSVAAVLLGGLMIQGLIPGPDLFTLYGDITYAFIVSLFISNIFMLVIGLAGAKYFARVTNVSNKILVPIILVLSVIGSFSIQNSIFDVWLMFGFGLLGFLFNFLGFSSSPIVLALILGPIAEEGFTRSMLLSGGEWGIFFSNPISIILISLSVIALIPPIIRYLKDRKKISEKNN; encoded by the coding sequence ATGTTTGGAATGGTATTTAATGCTTTTTCGGTTTTATTAATGCCTATCAATTTATTAGCTGTTGCGGCAGGGATGGTTTCGGGAATTATAGTTGGAGCTCTGCCTGGATTAACAGCAACAATGGCTGTGGCTTTATTAGTGCCAGTAACTTTTAGTATAAATCCAATTACAAGTTTAGCTATGTTAGGTGGAGTTTATTGTGGTGGTATTTATGGAGGTTCTATTTCTTCAATACTTTTAGCTACTCCAGGAACACCAGCTGCAGCAGCTACTGCTATTGATGGTCATCCAATGGCCCAAAAAGGAGAAGCTGGTCAAGCTTTAGGAATAGCAACTATTAGTTCTTTTTTCGGAGGAATTACTAGTGCAGTTGCTTTATTATTTATTTCTACCTGGTTAGTTCAATTTGCCTTAAAATTTGGCCCTTCAGAGTATTTCTTTTTAGCTGTTTTAGGTTTAACTACAATAGTAACTTTATCAACTGATTCATTACTAAAGGGACTTTTAAGTGGAGTTTTTGGACTTTTAATTGCAACAGTGGGGATGGATCCAATTAGTGCTTTTCCTCGCTTTACTTTTGGCAATGTTAATCTTTTAAGTGGGATTCCTTTTATGCCAGCTATGATAGGGTTATTTTCTGTTAGTCAGGTTTTGAAATTAATTCGTAAAGGTGGTACAATTTCTAATTCTACTGATAAAGTTAAAATAGGTAGAGTAATGCCTAATTTTAAAGAGTTTAAGAGATTATTACCAACTATTTTAAAAGGCTCAGGGATGGGAACAGTAATTGGTATCTTACCTGGAGCTGGTTCAACAATTGCTTCTTTTATTAGTTATAATGAGGCTAAACGCTCAGGCAAAAAAACAGATATATTTGGAGAAGGAGAACCTAAAGGGGTAGCTGCTACAGAGTCCGCTAACAATGGTGTAACAGGTGGTTCTTTGATTCCTTTACTTACTTTAGGAATTCCTGGTAATTCAGTTGCAGCTGTTTTATTAGGTGGATTAATGATTCAAGGTTTAATTCCTGGTCCAGATCTTTTTACTCTATATGGTGATATAACTTATGCTTTTATTGTTTCCTTATTTATAAGTAATATTTTTATGTTAGTTATTGGTTTAGCAGGTGCTAAATATTTTGCGAGGGTAACAAATGTTTCAAATAAAATATTAGTACCTATTATTTTAGTCTTAAGTGTTATTGGTTCTTTTTCAATTCAAAATAGTATTTTTGATGTTTGGTTGATGTTTGGTTTTGGTCTTTTAGGATTTTTATTTAATTTCCTTGGTTTTTCTTCAAGTCCAATTGTTTTAGCTTTAATTTTAGGACCAATAGCAGAAGAAGGATTTACTAGATCAATGCTTTTATCTGGAGGAGAATGGGGAATCTTTTTTAGTAACCCAATTTCTATAATTTTAATTAGTCTTTCAGTTATAGCTTTAATACCACCAATTATCCGTTATCTTAAAGATAGAAAGAAAATTTCGGAAAAAAATAATTAA
- a CDS encoding MgtC/SapB family protein encodes MIAVVSEKNIIINLILALFLSGLIGFEREQHERPAGLRTHVLVGTGATIIMMISLAMHEINVENDAGRIAAQVVSGVGFLGAGTIIKEGFSVKGLTTAASLWATAAIGLAIGANYYFLAVLTTLFVIVSLYLLNSIEFNKNSKKYRRLKFRLKNENEILSKISNILNTDQLRIRGMQIKRDFRKLSESENEIIVKYKLESRDKEKLLQAANKLLENEEIIELDISD; translated from the coding sequence GTGATTGCAGTAGTTTCAGAAAAGAATATAATAATCAACTTAATTTTGGCTTTGTTTTTAAGTGGTTTAATTGGCTTTGAAAGAGAACAGCATGAGAGACCTGCAGGTTTAAGAACTCATGTTTTAGTTGGGACTGGAGCAACAATAATTATGATGATTTCGCTGGCAATGCATGAGATTAATGTCGAAAATGATGCAGGTCGAATAGCAGCTCAGGTAGTTAGTGGAGTTGGTTTTTTAGGAGCAGGGACAATAATTAAAGAAGGATTTTCAGTTAAAGGTTTAACTACTGCAGCCAGCCTCTGGGCAACAGCAGCAATTGGTTTAGCAATTGGAGCTAATTATTATTTTTTAGCTGTTTTAACTACTTTGTTTGTCATAGTCAGCTTGTATTTGCTAAATAGTATAGAGTTTAATAAAAACTCAAAAAAATATAGACGTTTAAAATTTAGACTAAAAAATGAAAATGAAATTTTAAGTAAAATCAGTAATATTTTAAACACAGATCAGCTTCGGATTAGAGGTATGCAGATTAAAAGAGATTTTCGGAAGCTAAGTGAAAGTGAAAATGAAATAATAGTTAAATATAAACTAGAAAGTAGAGATAAAGAGAAATTATTACAAGCAGCAAACAAACTATTAGAAAATGAAGAAATAATAGAATTAGATATTAGTGATTAA